In Pseudoliparis swirei isolate HS2019 ecotype Mariana Trench chromosome 11, NWPU_hadal_v1, whole genome shotgun sequence, a genomic segment contains:
- the LOC130201162 gene encoding filamin-A-interacting protein 1-like, protein MRSKSSGVESPANGVLGVPKGDHDIQEQEEGLPVKSLKAKVQQKEGDDNLEVEEISDKEKLLFDSPEAGEKRGDIMDLSNDDLLKLLGIMEGEIQAREDVICMLKSKQTISEDLESRYGSAGPGSALTALQRDGFITGSESQDPNVYQKPMVELERLQEKHKETYRRMLGQLLLAEKCHRRTVHELDSEKRKHNDYMNKSDDFTNLLEQERERLKRLLENEKSYQVRKETEHSKRLGKVREELVKLKSFTLMLVNERQQHLEQMDRQSQRAHELSQQLQQWEQLLIEAREHAEEDGNRVLSLEAELKEMSAKLATQEIHNHQLNVNLLELTHKVEELEESNMALRKSEEELQELREKIGKGESGNSNVITELENLRKHVLEMEGKDEDMTKTENQRKELRKRLQEEDSKSKDLRLEVDKLQKRMMELEKLEGTFNISKAECAELHSALETEKGLTKELSDEVVALRIRMKEVESSELKLEKSELSLKDDLSKLKSLTVALMEERTTLMERLKSDEKKKEDLSKMVKVEQGKVMEVTEKFIEESKKLLKMKSEMENKVATLTIEMGELGTKLTYEIDKTKELSYTVGQMKKRLDGFEQTETLSVKNSVKCEPGRLSDHVKKEDNKVKELTFEIERLKNRLKQLEVVEGDLIKTEDQYEMLEKRFMTEQDKANILSQQVEEMRDQIARNKAIEKGEEESQEVDLRQRCKKEEAKTRELQSDVVALKEKIHELMYNEDQLSQLQVDYSVLQQRLLEEEERAKNMGTEVFHLTKELETAKRYSRALRPSLNGRRMVDVAVTSTGVQTEASPTGPAEEDTPAVFIRKSFQEENHIMNNLRQKCAKKPTEKSGVERCPSSGSDLGVKKSWIPWMRKKENTPLETNLGKHLQINGDPLTSELTMSQKQGQPLHIRITPDPQNNMATLQISRPSAEDAFTSSTPLSPNPSQLKSRITIVPTYSAPIPKRKSTTGLPGLERAKSPVTITTISRAKSPESSHTPSSAPGMPFTIMTVSTAIVPDASSSPEPQEMTMGRAVFKVTPEKQMVPMPTRKGHTNTSYITTTDDNKIHIHLGNSMNTKMVVRPVAAATETKEIIVSTGTVLRSPRQITTTTTTRSTQSKVMSTITISPVASNTSRPTQSMTGHDAQPPRTGLTRIPMSKSLKTGKAVPGSLGISGGVKLESRAESLSMRIEVKKSTVNCNTLQNGGKA, encoded by the exons ATGAGGTCCAAAAGCAGTGGGGTGGAGAGCCCAGCCAATGGGGTGCTTGGGGTCCCAAAAGGGGACCATGACATCCAAGAACAGGAAGAGGGTCTGCCCGTTAAGAGCCTGAAGGCCAAAGTTCAGCAGAAGGAGGGTGACGATAatttggaggtggaggagatctCCGACAAAGAAAAGCTCCTGTTTGATTCCCCTGAGGctggagaaaagagaggggaCATCATGGATCTGTCCAACGATGATCTGCTAAAACTGCTGGGGATCATGGAAGGAGAGATTCAG GCCAGAGAAGACGTTATCTGCATGCTAAAATCCAAACAGACTATCTCAGAGGACCTCGAATCACGTTATGGTTCTGCGGGCCCTGGCTCGGCCCTCACCGCCCTGCAGAGGGACGGCTTCATCACTGGCAGCGAGTCGCAGGACCCCAATGTTTACCAGAAGCCAATGGTTGAG CTGGAGCGTCTGCAGGAGAAGCACAAGGAGACGTACCGTAGGATGCTGGGTCAGTTGCTGCTCGCCGAAAAGTGCCACCGCCGCACCGTCCACGAGCTGGACTCGGAGAAACGCAAACACAACGACTACATGAACAAGAGCGACGACTTCACCAACCTtctggagcaggagagagaaag ACTAAAGAGGTTGCTTGAGAACGAGAAATCCTATCAGGTAAGAAAGGAGACGGAGCATTCTAAACGTCTGGGCAAGGTGCGAGAGGAGCTGGTCAAGCTGAAGTCCTTCACGCTGATGTTAGTCAATGAGCGTCAGCAGCACCTAGAACAAATGGACCGACAGAGCCAGCGGGCCCATGAACTCAGCCAGCAGCTCCAACAGTGGGAGCAGTTACTGATTGAAGCCCGAGAGCATGCTGAGGAGGATGGCAACAGGGTGCTGAGTCTGGAGGCTGAGCTTAAAGAGATGAGTGCCAAGCTGGCAACTCAGGAGATCCACAACCATCAACTCAATGTCAATCTTCTTGAGCTTACGCATAAAGTGGAGGAGCTAGAGGAGAGCAACATGGCCTTGAGGAAATCTGAGGAAGAGTTGCAGGAGCTGAGGGAGAAGATTGGCAAAGGAGAGTCTGGTAACTCCAACGTGATAACTGAGTTGGAGAACTTGCGTAAACATGTCCTGGAAATGGAGGGAAAGGATGAGGACATGACCAAGACTGAAAATCAGCGTAAGGAGCTACGAAAGAGGCTACAAGAGGAGGATAGTAAGAGCAAAGACCTCAGGCTGGAAGTGGACAAGCTCCAAAAAAGAATGATGGAGTTAGAGAAACTTGAGGGCACCTTCAACATAAGCAAGGCTGAATGTGCAGAGTTACACTCTGCTCTCGAGACAGAGAAGGGCCTCACCAAAGAGCTCTCAGATGAGGTTGTAGCTCTCAGGATCCGTATGAAAGAGGTTGAGTCCTCTGAACTTAAGTTAGAAAAGTCAGAGCTGAGCCTTAAGGATGACTTGAGTAAGCTGAAATCATTGACTGTTGCTTTGATGGAAGAACGAACGACCCTGATGGAAAGACTGAAGTCAgatgagaagaaaaaggaggatttGAGTAAGATGGTCAAAGTTGAGCAGGGTAAAGTTATGGAGGTGACTGAAAAATTCATAGAGGAAAGCAAAAAGCTCTTGAAGATGAAATCAGAGATGGAAAACAAAGTGGCGACTCTAACCATAGAAATGGGCGAGCTTGGCACTAAGTTGACTTATGAAATTGATAAAACTAAGGAACTTAGTTATACAGTTggtcaaatgaaaaaaaggttAGATGGCTTCGAACAAACTGAAACGCTATCAGTGAAGAATTCAGTGAAATGTGAACCTGGAAGACTATCTGACCATGTCAAGAAAGAAGACAACAAAGTTAAGGAGCTGACATTTGAAATTGAACGCCTGAAAAATCGTCTCAAACAACTGGAAGTAGTCGAGGGAGATCTGATCAAGACAGAGGATCAGTACGAAATGTTGGAGAAAAGGTTCATGACCGAACAAGACAAAGCCAACATTCTTTCGCAACAGGTGGAGGAAATGAGGGATCAAATAGCACGAAACAAAGCAatcgaaaaaggggaggaggaaagcCAGGAAGTAGACCTCCGCCAACGATGCAAGAAAGAGGAGGCCAAAACCAGGGAACTGCAGTCGGACGTCGTGGCCCTCAAGGAGAAGATCCATGAACTGATGTACAACGAAGACCAACTGTCTCAGCTCCAAGTTGATTACTCTGTCCTGCAGCAGAGGTtattggaagaggaggagagagccaaGAACATGGGCACTGAAGTTTTCCATCTCACCAAAGAATTGGAGACAGCAAAGCGCTATAGTCGAGCACTAAGGCCGAGTTTGAATGGGAGGAGAATGGTGGACGTTGCTGTGACATCCACTGGAGTACAGACAGAGGCATCGCCAACTGGACCAGCAGAGGAGGATACCCCCGCTGTGTTTATCAGGAAATCTTTTCAAGAAGAGAATCACATCATGAACAACCTCAGACAGAAGTGCGCAAAGAAACCAACAGAGAAGAGTGGTGTTGAGCGTTGCCCTTCATCTGGAAGCGACCTGGGCGTGAAGAAGTCCTGGATTCCCTGGAtgaggaaaaaggaaaacaccCCTCTAGAGACCAACTTGGGGAAGCATCTGCAAATTAATGGGGATCCTTTGACTTCTGAACTGACAATGTCTCAAAAGCAAGGGCAGCCTTTACACATTCGCATAACACCAGACCCCCAAAACAACATGGCTACTCTCCAGATTAGCAGACCCAGTGCAGAGGACGCTTTCACTAGCTCAACTCCCCTCAGCCCCAACCCATCTCAActtaaatcaagaatcacaatCGTTCCCACCTACTCTGCTCCAATCCCCAAGAGAAAGTCCACCACTGGGCTTCCAGGCCTTGAGAGAGCCAAGTCTCCAGTCACCATTACAACAATATCCAGAGCCAAGTCTCCAGAAAGCAGCCACACCCCCTCTTCTGCCCCAGGAATGCCCTTCACTATTATGACAGTGAGCACGGCTATCGTTCCGGATGCATCTTCCTCCCCAGAACCCCAGGAGATGACCATGGGCCGAGCTGTGTTCAAGGTTACCCCCGAGAAGCAGATGGTCCCAATGCCTACACGGAAGGGTCACACCAACACCAGCTACATCACAACCACTGACGACAACAAGATCCATATTCATCTAGGAAACAGCATGAACACAAAGATGGTGGTCAGGCCGGTGGCTGCTGCAACGGAGACCAAGGAAATTATCGTATCAACGGGGACAGTTTTACGCTCCCCCCGCcaaatcaccaccaccaccactaccaggAGCACTCAGAGCAAAGTGATGAGCACTATCACAATTTCCCCTGTTGCATCCAACACTTCCAGACCAACACAAAGCATG ACTGGGCACGATGCCCAGCCACCTCGCACAGGGCTCACCCGCATCCCAATGTCCAAGAGCCTGAAGACGGGGAAGGCTGTGCCGGGATCCCTGGGGATCTCGGGTGGAGTGAAACTCGAGTCACGAGCTGAAAGTCTGTCTATGAGGATAGAAGTTAAGAAATCCACTGTAAATTGCAACACTTtacaaaatggaggaaaagcCTAA
- the LOC130201163 gene encoding cell cycle control protein 50A-like, whose translation MMASSYNAKEGDGHNSGASNNGGAGVVKSKKPDNTAFKQQRLPAWQPILTAGTVLPAFFVIGLIFIPIGIGLYVTSNNIKEYEIDYTGADINDACYNCAKNFSWNSTMPCVCSVVFTLEQPFESNVFMYYGLSNFYQNHRRYVKSRDDSQLNGDRSALTNPSKECEPYRTSEGQPIAPCGAIANSLFNDTLELYYIDANGSRNLIPLVKKGIAWWTDKHVKFRNPGGNDNNLTVAFQGTSKPVNWRKPVFEMDPYDPENNGFINEDFIVWMRTAALPTFRKLYRIIQKKSSTTPTLPSGKYNLDITYNYPVRSFDGRKRMILSTISWMGGKNPFLGIAYITVGSICFFLGVVLLIIHHKYDTRNNSADIPS comes from the exons ATGATGGCGTCAAGCTACAACGCTAAGGAAGGGGACGGGCACAACTCCGGTGCCTCGAATAACGGAGGCGCCGGGGTCGTGAAAAGTAAAAAGCCGGACAACACCGCGTTCAAACAGCAGAGGCTACCGGCCTGGCAGCCCATCCTCACGGCGGGCACCGTGCTGCCGGCTTTCTTCGTGATCGGTCTCATCTTCATACCCATCGGCATCGGCCTGTACGTCACTTCAAACAACATCAAAGAGTACGAG ATTGATTACACCGGTGCAGACATTAACGATGCATGCTACAACTGTGCCAAGAACTTCAGCTGGAACAGCACAATGCCATGTGTCTGCTCTGTGGTCTTCACACTGGAGCAGCCATTTGAG aGCAACGTCTTCATGTACTACGGCTTATCCAACTTCTATCAGAACCACAGGCGCTATGTGAAGTCCAGGGATGACAGCCAACTGAATGGAGACCGGTCCGCTTTAACG AACCCCAGCAAGGAATGTGAACCGTATCGCACAAGTGAGGGACAGCCCATCGCTCCGTGTGGGGCCATAGCTAACAGCCTTTTCAATG ACACTCTGGAGCTGTATTACATTGATGCCAATGGCAGCAGAAACCTGATTCCTCTGGTGAAGAAGGGAATCGCGTGGTGGACAGACAAGCACGTTAAGTTCAGGAACCCCGGTGGAAACGACAACAACCTTACTGTAGCCTTCCAAG GCACATCCAAGCCGGTGAACTGGAGGAAGCCAGTGTTCGAGATGGACCCGTACGATCCTGAGAACAACGGCTTCATCAACGAGGACTTCATCGTGTGGATGCGCACCGCTGCGTTGCCCACCTTTCGCAAGCTCTATCGCATCATCCAGAAGAAGTCTAGCACGACCCCGACTCTCCCCAGTGGCAAATACAACTTGGACATCACTTACA ATTATCCGGTGCGTAGCTTTGACGGTCGCAAGCGGATGATCCTGAGCACCATCTCCTGGATGGGAGGGAAGAACCCGTTCCTCGGCATCGCCTACATCACCGTGGGCTCCATCTGCTTCTTCCTGGGTGTGGTTCTGCTCATCATCCACCATAAATATGACACCCGCAACAACAGTGCCGACATTCCAAGCTAA